The Prochlorococcus marinus XMU1404 DNA segment GAGAAAGAGCCAACCCTCCAAGCGCACCGAAGGCTGTTAAACCCATTCCACCGCCTACGTAAGGTAAAGCTTTTTGAACAACATTAGGCCCAACAATTGCACTAGTTTGTGCTTCACGAATAGCTTGATTGAAATTACTACTTGCTGGCATTTTTTTTTATTAAATATGAATCCATTCTACTTGATTTTTAAAATTTCAGGGTACGGATCTCCAGAGTTATAAAGTTATTTATAAGCCTCAATAATTTTCTGAACCAAAGGATGACGAACTACATCATCAACAGTTAGAAAACAAAATTTTATACCTTCAGTTTCAGAGAAAATTCTCGATGCTTCAATGAGGCCGCTTTCCTGATCTTTTTTTAAATCAATTTGTGTGATATCTCCGTTTACAACCATTTTTGATCTCTCTCCTAATCTGGTCAAAAACATTCTCATTTGAGAGCAAGTAGTATTTTGTGCTTCATCCAAGATAATTAAAGAATTATCTAAGGTTCTTCCTCTCATAAATGCCAAAGGAGCAACTTCAATAATTCCCTTGTCAATTAATGAATTTGTTCTATCAAACCCGAAAATACTATGTAAAGAATCAAATAGGGGTCTTAAATATGGATCTACTTTTTGTTGCAAATCACCAGGTAGAAATCCCAAACTTTCACCAGCTTCTACAGCTGGTCTGGTTAAAACAATTTTTTCAATTTTTTTCTCGTTCAATAGCCTTGCCGCGCAAACAGTGGCTAAAAATGTCTTACCAGTTCCAGCTGGGCCAATTGCGAACGTAAGATCAAAGTTTTCAATTGATTCAACATATTCTTTTTGCCTTATGGTTCTTGGTCTCAAAAATTTTCCTTCTTTGGAACGTGCGAGAATTTTTTTTCCAAGTTCAGCATGTGAAGACGATTCACCCATATTTAAAGAACTTAAAGCCGCTTTAAGATCTACCTCTGGGACTTCTAACCCTTGTTCCCAAATTGGTCTTGTTAGTTCTACTAATGCTGAGGCTCTCTCAATTTTAGATATAACGCCGTTCATCTCAAGTTGTAAGCCTCTTATTGTTAAAGAAACTCCTGTAAGAGACTCAAATTTTTTTAAGAACGAATTACCAGGTCCAGATAATGCTGTAGCGGCATCAGAGCTTGGCAAATCAATTTTGAAGTGACCAGTTTTGGAAACTTCCTTCATCTAGTTATTGAATAAGAATAAAAATTTATCAAATCACTAGCTTTCAGCTTCATTACTCTCGCTTACAGCTTCATTACTCTCGCTTTCAGCTTTACTACTATCATTTTCTTCGTCTTTAGTTTTAGCCTTAGCTAATTTTTCCTTCTCTAACTTTGCTTTACCAATTGCGATAGAGGGTCTTTCTATTTTTTCTAATAACCCTCCCTTTTCTAATAAAGTTCTCACAACATCAGTTGGCTGAGCACCTTGAGTAAGTCTTTTTCTTAAAGCTTCTGTGTCAAGCCTGGTTTCCTTAGTTCTTGGATTATAAAAACCTAGTTCTTGTAGAGGTCTACCATCTCTTCTGGAAGTACTATTGCATGCAACAATTCTGAAACTTGCCTCTTTTTTCTTTCCAAAGCGCTTAAGGCGCAATTTAATCATCTTTAATTAATACATTTTTAATAATAATATCATTTAAAGGTAAAAAAAAAGAAACTATAAATCAGCAAAACCTTTTTTCTTTTTATTATTTTTGGTTTTTTTCATTGATTTATTACTACTCATTCCTCCCATACCCGGCATTCCTCCCATACCTGGCATTCCTCCCATACCTGGCATTCCTCCCATACCTGGCATTCCTCCCATGCCTGGCATTCCACCCATGCCTGGCATTCCACCATTAGACATTTGTTTCATAAAACCTCTCATTCTTTGAAAATCAGCTAATACTTTATCTACATCTTTTGCTGCATAGCCACTACCCTGAGCGATTCTTTGTCTTCTAGATGGCTGCGCAGCTAAAAC contains these protein-coding regions:
- a CDS encoding PhoH family protein produces the protein MKEVSKTGHFKIDLPSSDAATALSGPGNSFLKKFESLTGVSLTIRGLQLEMNGVISKIERASALVELTRPIWEQGLEVPEVDLKAALSSLNMGESSSHAELGKKILARSKEGKFLRPRTIRQKEYVESIENFDLTFAIGPAGTGKTFLATVCAARLLNEKKIEKIVLTRPAVEAGESLGFLPGDLQQKVDPYLRPLFDSLHSIFGFDRTNSLIDKGIIEVAPLAFMRGRTLDNSLIILDEAQNTTCSQMRMFLTRLGERSKMVVNGDITQIDLKKDQESGLIEASRIFSETEGIKFCFLTVDDVVRHPLVQKIIEAYK
- the rpsP gene encoding 30S ribosomal protein S16; translated protein: MIKLRLKRFGKKKEASFRIVACNSTSRRDGRPLQELGFYNPRTKETRLDTEALRKRLTQGAQPTDVVRTLLEKGGLLEKIERPSIAIGKAKLEKEKLAKAKTKDEENDSSKAESESNEAVSESNEAES